The following coding sequences lie in one Deltaproteobacteria bacterium genomic window:
- a CDS encoding glycosyltransferase family 2 protein, which yields MTELYASKRKATGKSPLPYQDHFPRLTLSAIFLSMTSPSLAVVIPAYRVASLIAGVIARIPPEVRHIVVVDDASPDDLQAVLQTMTDPRLLVVRHPENRGVGGAMKTGFATALELRADILIKIDGDGQMDPALIPQFVQPLLAGAADFAKGNRFADLAVIRRMPLVRRSGNLALSFLVKMASGYWGVFDPCNGYLALRAELVRGLDFQRIDERYFFEISLSCEAYFAQAILRDIPMAPVYGEETSSLSPLASVKEFAPRLIGRALYRLFMSYFMRDFNVISVFLTVGVPALLFGVVWSLYYWVRSIRTQELTSTGTVMIGVLAIVLGFQLLLQAIALDVENEPGRRRR from the coding sequence GTGACAGAGCTGTATGCTAGCAAACGAAAAGCAACGGGAAAATCCCCGCTTCCTTATCAAGACCATTTCCCACGGCTCACGCTGTCAGCTATATTCCTGTCCATGACATCTCCTTCACTGGCCGTGGTGATTCCCGCGTACCGTGTAGCGTCTCTGATCGCCGGGGTGATTGCCCGCATCCCACCAGAGGTACGTCATATCGTCGTGGTCGATGACGCTTCGCCAGACGATCTCCAAGCGGTCTTGCAGACGATGACCGATCCGCGCTTGCTGGTGGTGCGGCATCCAGAGAATCGCGGCGTGGGCGGGGCGATGAAAACCGGCTTCGCTACAGCCCTGGAACTCAGGGCGGACATCCTCATCAAAATCGACGGCGATGGGCAGATGGACCCGGCGCTGATTCCGCAGTTCGTCCAACCGTTGCTCGCTGGCGCGGCGGACTTCGCCAAAGGTAATCGCTTTGCCGATCTCGCGGTCATTCGCCGCATGCCGTTGGTACGCCGCTCGGGCAATCTGGCGCTCTCGTTCCTGGTGAAAATGGCCTCCGGCTATTGGGGGGTGTTCGATCCGTGTAACGGCTACCTGGCATTGCGCGCCGAGCTGGTGCGCGGCTTGGATTTCCAACGCATCGACGAGCGCTATTTCTTCGAGATTAGCCTGTCGTGCGAGGCCTATTTCGCCCAGGCAATTCTTCGTGACATTCCCATGGCCCCGGTCTACGGCGAGGAAACCAGTTCGCTCAGTCCTTTGGCCTCGGTGAAAGAGTTCGCGCCACGGCTGATTGGGCGAGCTTTGTATCGATTGTTCATGAGCTACTTCATGCGCGACTTCAACGTCATTTCCGTCTTCCTGACGGTGGGTGTGCCCGCCTTGCTCTTCGGCGTGGTCTGGTCGCTCTATTACTGGGTCCGATCGATCCGCACGCAGGAGTTGACCAGCACCGGCACGGTGATGATCGGCGTGCTCGCGATCGTGCTGGGGTTTCAATTGCTCTTGCAAGCCATTGCCCTGGATGTAGAGAACGAACCCGGACGGAGGCGACGATGA
- a CDS encoding tetratricopeptide repeat protein: MTLQRQDRLHPWAFLGTCLVAGLTILSVYANSLDNSFHFDDSHVISDNLYIRSLANLPAFFTDGSTFSSLPANATYRPLVSTSLAFDYWLGGGLAPRQFHISQLLLLLVLSGQLFFLFLKIIDQTASRWWNRYVALFAALWFAIHTSNTQTVNYISARSELLSAIGLVGAFQIYLYLPRWRRTYLYLLPMALGALAKSPAVIFAPLLAVYLLLFDQQLSAADLFTPKSWRRVWDAVRASLPALVIGAVLFRFVESMNAAGATYGGGDRLSYLLTQTFVWLHYVRMFFLPLGLTADTDMTLFSTWYDTRVAAGVLCIAVLLRWLWKASLTAESRPVAFGLAWFFLGLLPASSIFPLAEVSNDHRAFLAYIGFTLAVVWQTVLILTRWHETRPWLRPFVLPAVYVLAVLVLGGHASGTYLRNEVWLSEEALWADVAEKSPNNGRGLMNYGLTKMARGHYTEAKALFDRASVFTPYYPNLETNLGVVTDKLNDPVAAERHFKRALQLQPDYVGGQYFYARWLVEQGRAREAIPMLQRAITLSPALPTSRTLLMNLYAAQGADAELRQLVHDTLAITPTDVTALAYANGKPSLPLADADADAGRYYRQAVIFTNQERHLDAALLYRHALKLDPQSADTCNNLGWSLAKLGLYREAVPMLERALSLRPDFDLAQSNLAWVQTQIAAGE; the protein is encoded by the coding sequence ATGACGCTACAAAGGCAAGACCGTCTGCATCCCTGGGCATTCCTCGGCACCTGCCTTGTCGCTGGGCTCACGATCCTCAGCGTGTACGCCAATTCGTTGGACAACTCATTCCACTTCGACGACAGTCATGTCATCAGCGACAACCTGTATATTCGCAGCCTCGCCAACCTGCCGGCGTTTTTCACGGACGGCAGCACGTTTAGCAGCCTACCAGCCAACGCCACCTACCGACCCCTGGTGTCGACGAGCCTCGCGTTCGACTATTGGCTAGGCGGCGGGCTCGCCCCCCGACAGTTCCACATCTCTCAGCTACTGCTGCTGCTGGTTCTGAGCGGCCAGTTATTTTTTCTCTTCCTGAAAATCATCGACCAAACCGCGTCGCGATGGTGGAACCGTTACGTCGCACTCTTTGCCGCACTGTGGTTCGCCATCCACACGAGCAACACGCAAACGGTCAATTACATTTCCGCTCGCTCCGAGTTGCTCTCGGCTATCGGTCTGGTCGGAGCGTTTCAGATATATCTCTATCTTCCCCGGTGGCGGCGCACGTATCTCTATTTGCTGCCGATGGCACTCGGCGCGCTGGCCAAGTCTCCCGCCGTCATATTCGCTCCGCTTTTGGCTGTATACCTCCTGCTTTTCGACCAGCAGCTATCCGCTGCCGATCTGTTCACGCCGAAGTCGTGGCGGCGAGTGTGGGACGCCGTGCGGGCCAGTCTGCCGGCGTTGGTCATCGGAGCGGTGTTGTTCCGCTTCGTGGAATCCATGAACGCCGCCGGGGCCACCTATGGCGGCGGCGACCGCCTGTCGTATCTACTGACGCAGACCTTCGTATGGCTGCATTATGTCCGCATGTTCTTCTTGCCGTTAGGATTGACGGCGGACACCGATATGACGCTCTTTTCCACTTGGTACGATACCCGGGTGGCGGCGGGCGTGTTGTGTATTGCCGTGTTGCTGCGCTGGCTGTGGAAAGCATCGCTGACCGCCGAGTCGCGGCCAGTAGCATTCGGCCTTGCTTGGTTCTTCTTGGGTTTGCTACCGGCCTCCAGTATTTTTCCCTTGGCAGAAGTGAGTAACGATCATCGCGCGTTCCTCGCGTATATCGGATTCACCCTGGCGGTGGTGTGGCAGACCGTGCTCATCCTAACGCGCTGGCACGAAACGCGGCCATGGCTTCGTCCCTTCGTGCTGCCAGCCGTATATGTTCTGGCCGTACTGGTGCTCGGCGGCCATGCCAGCGGCACCTATCTGCGGAACGAGGTCTGGCTCTCGGAAGAGGCATTGTGGGCCGACGTGGCCGAAAAGAGCCCAAACAATGGGCGCGGGCTGATGAACTACGGCCTCACCAAAATGGCGCGCGGCCACTACACGGAAGCGAAAGCGCTGTTTGACCGTGCCTCCGTCTTCACGCCCTATTATCCGAACCTAGAAACCAACCTGGGAGTTGTCACTGACAAGCTGAACGATCCGGTCGCGGCGGAGCGCCATTTCAAGCGCGCGCTGCAACTCCAACCCGATTACGTGGGCGGGCAGTACTTCTATGCACGCTGGCTCGTCGAACAAGGACGCGCCCGGGAGGCGATCCCGATGCTCCAACGCGCGATCACATTGAGTCCGGCACTGCCGACTTCCCGCACCTTGCTCATGAACCTCTACGCGGCCCAAGGTGCTGACGCCGAGTTACGCCAACTGGTGCACGACACCTTGGCCATCACCCCTACCGACGTGACCGCGCTTGCCTACGCCAATGGTAAGCCGTCCTTGCCACTCGCCGACGCCGACGCCGACGCCGGCAGGTATTACCGCCAAGCTGTGATTTTCACCAATCAAGAGCGTCATCTCGACGCAGCGTTGCTGTACCGGCACGCGCTCAAGCTCGATCCCCAATCCGCCGACACCTGTAACAACCTGGGGTGGTCGCTGGCGAAGCTGGGGTTGTATCGAGAAGCCGTCCCGATGTTGGAGCGGGCGCTCAGTCTTCGACCCGATTTCGATCTCGCGCAGAGTAACCTTGCCTGGGTGCAGACACAGATTGCGGCAGGGGAATAA
- a CDS encoding endonuclease MutS2, translating to MRERDLLALEFDKVLLLLAGCTLSSAGREACLTLSPHTDTAIVEAESERTWQFFRLVEEQLSVPLREFPDIRPSLEWAGHVGSILEGQKLLQILEVIALSRTLAAFFRRHAGACDHLRDLPEALLSFPTLEDVLRRCLDETGQLKDEASPELRSLRRRVRLLSEEIEQRLQNTLRSTQARDVVADQYITIRNNRFVIPVKPNFQMRLQGIVQDRSGSGETVFIEPLFAVELNNRLLLAHKEVEAEEERLYLWLTEQVREELPQLTSAFSALVEVDILHAKALLARKHRCSKPRFGGAAVRLRNARHPLLLATGKPVTPVDLLLPAGKTGLIITGPNTGGKTAALKTLGLLCLMAQSGLLIPAEDESLLPVFHGVFADIGDAQSLEQSLSTFSAHIRNVADILRELVPPALVLFDEPGGGTDPAEGGALAYGLLTHLKASGVHVAASTHLSPVKLLALADGAYQVAAVGFDLDTLTPHYRLHYDTVGQSLGLPMARRLGLPEEVCAAAEATIPSEARQLSQAITQLEVTRAAFERERQHAAAEHERAAVLRVQQQAMVVELEERKRRLWHEELAEAKTLVRRLREEGRDIVTRMRTAQSHARQELTQFLHAQQQAITEKEYELRPALIASEEPPQLGDEVEINDGKIRGELMAVHGTRARVRLGGLTFEVALAQVRKAVKSKPERNIRVTVDSAAPATTELNLLGCRVHEALPRLEAFLDRAVLEQRSSVRIVHGLGTGALRRAVREFLASSRYCASYNEAPRAEGGGGVTIAEISV from the coding sequence ATGCGCGAACGTGACCTTCTCGCCCTCGAATTCGATAAAGTCCTCCTTTTGCTCGCTGGCTGTACGCTCTCCAGCGCCGGGCGCGAGGCGTGCCTGACCCTCAGTCCGCACACCGACACCGCTATTGTCGAAGCGGAGAGCGAACGCACATGGCAGTTTTTTCGCCTCGTGGAAGAACAGCTCTCCGTGCCACTGCGCGAGTTTCCTGACATTCGCCCCTCGCTGGAGTGGGCCGGGCACGTCGGCTCTATCCTCGAAGGACAGAAGCTGTTGCAGATTCTGGAGGTGATTGCCCTGTCACGGACGCTGGCCGCGTTCTTCCGCCGCCACGCGGGCGCATGCGATCATCTCCGCGACCTCCCGGAAGCCCTCTTGTCGTTCCCGACCCTGGAAGATGTGCTGCGTCGCTGTTTGGATGAAACCGGTCAGCTCAAGGATGAGGCTAGCCCCGAGCTGCGTTCGTTACGCCGTCGCGTTCGTCTTCTGAGTGAAGAGATTGAGCAACGCTTGCAGAACACGCTGCGTTCGACGCAAGCGCGGGACGTGGTCGCCGATCAGTACATCACGATCCGCAATAATCGCTTCGTGATTCCCGTAAAGCCGAATTTTCAAATGCGACTGCAAGGCATTGTGCAGGACCGCTCGGGCTCTGGAGAAACCGTTTTTATCGAACCGCTCTTCGCAGTGGAGTTGAACAACCGTCTGCTCCTCGCCCACAAAGAAGTCGAGGCCGAAGAAGAACGTCTCTATCTCTGGCTTACAGAGCAGGTACGGGAAGAGTTGCCGCAGTTGACTAGCGCTTTTTCCGCGCTCGTTGAAGTGGACATCCTGCACGCCAAAGCGCTGTTAGCTAGGAAACACCGCTGCTCCAAGCCGCGGTTCGGCGGCGCGGCGGTACGACTGCGCAATGCCCGCCACCCTTTGTTGCTCGCGACTGGGAAGCCGGTCACTCCCGTCGATTTATTGCTGCCGGCGGGCAAGACTGGGTTGATTATCACCGGGCCGAATACTGGCGGGAAAACCGCCGCGCTCAAGACCCTTGGGTTGCTGTGCCTGATGGCGCAAAGCGGGTTGTTGATTCCGGCGGAGGACGAGAGTCTCTTGCCGGTGTTCCACGGCGTGTTTGCCGATATCGGTGATGCGCAATCCCTGGAGCAGAGCCTTTCCACCTTTTCCGCGCATATTCGTAACGTGGCGGATATCCTCCGCGAGTTGGTGCCGCCGGCACTGGTCCTTTTCGACGAGCCTGGAGGTGGGACGGACCCGGCGGAAGGCGGGGCGCTGGCCTATGGTCTGTTGACGCATCTCAAGGCCAGCGGCGTGCACGTCGCGGCTTCGACGCATCTCTCCCCGGTCAAGCTTTTGGCCTTGGCGGACGGTGCGTATCAAGTGGCGGCGGTGGGCTTTGACCTCGATACGCTCACCCCGCACTATCGGTTGCACTACGACACCGTGGGGCAGAGTCTCGGCTTGCCGATGGCGCGGCGCTTAGGGCTTCCCGAAGAGGTGTGCGCGGCGGCGGAGGCGACGATTCCCTCGGAAGCTCGCCAACTGTCGCAAGCCATCACGCAGTTGGAAGTAACGCGAGCCGCGTTCGAGCGCGAGCGACAACACGCTGCGGCAGAACACGAACGTGCCGCTGTTCTACGCGTGCAACAGCAAGCGATGGTCGTCGAGCTGGAGGAACGGAAGCGACGCTTATGGCATGAGGAACTCGCCGAAGCTAAAACACTGGTGCGACGATTGCGAGAAGAAGGACGCGACATCGTCACGCGGATGCGCACCGCTCAATCCCACGCCCGCCAAGAATTGACGCAGTTCCTCCATGCCCAGCAACAAGCTATCACCGAGAAGGAGTACGAACTCCGACCTGCGTTGATCGCAAGCGAAGAGCCGCCGCAACTCGGTGACGAGGTCGAGATCAACGACGGAAAGATTCGCGGCGAACTCATGGCCGTGCACGGGACGCGGGCCCGTGTTCGTCTCGGTGGACTCACTTTCGAGGTCGCTCTGGCGCAGGTCCGTAAAGCGGTGAAAAGCAAGCCCGAGCGCAACATTCGGGTGACGGTCGATAGCGCAGCGCCGGCCACTACTGAACTCAACCTGCTCGGCTGCCGTGTCCACGAAGCACTCCCACGTCTGGAAGCCTTTCTCGACCGGGCGGTACTCGAACAACGCTCTTCCGTGCGCATCGTGCATGGCCTGGGGACCGGTGCGCTGCGGCGCGCGGTGCGTGAATTTCTGGCCAGCTCCCGTTATTGCGCTTCCTATAACGAAGCTCCGCGCGCTGAGGGCGGTGGCGGTGTCACCATCGCCGAAATCTCCGTATGA
- a CDS encoding SDR family oxidoreductase, which translates to MNPPTKVALITGAGTGVGKAVALALLKDGYQVTLAGRRAAPLEQVAADAGEAGKRALVVPADVSDPAAVNMLFARTKDAFGRLDVLFNNAGVGAPGIPLEDLSYEQWKTVVDINLTGVFLCTQEAFKLMKSQDPQGGRIINNGSISAQVPRPNSAPYTSTKHALTGLTKATSLDGRKYNIACGQIDIGNAVTELTARMAQGVPQANGQIATEPLMDVEHVATAVLYMANLPLDANVQFMTVMATKMPFIGRG; encoded by the coding sequence ATGAATCCACCCACCAAAGTTGCACTCATTACCGGCGCTGGCACCGGAGTCGGGAAAGCCGTCGCGCTGGCGTTACTGAAAGACGGGTATCAGGTCACGCTGGCTGGTCGCCGTGCCGCGCCGCTGGAGCAAGTAGCGGCGGACGCCGGCGAGGCCGGAAAACGCGCGCTTGTGGTCCCCGCCGATGTCAGCGACCCAGCCGCCGTCAACATGCTTTTCGCTCGCACGAAAGACGCCTTCGGTCGCCTCGATGTGCTGTTCAATAACGCTGGTGTAGGCGCGCCCGGCATTCCGTTGGAAGACTTGAGCTACGAGCAGTGGAAAACCGTGGTCGATATCAATCTCACCGGCGTGTTCCTCTGCACCCAAGAGGCGTTCAAGCTGATGAAGAGCCAGGACCCACAAGGCGGGCGCATCATCAATAACGGCTCGATCTCCGCGCAGGTGCCACGCCCCAATTCCGCTCCGTACACCTCCACCAAACATGCGCTGACCGGCCTGACCAAAGCGACCTCGTTGGATGGCCGGAAATACAATATCGCTTGCGGCCAGATCGACATCGGCAACGCCGTCACCGAACTCACCGCGCGCATGGCCCAGGGCGTGCCCCAAGCCAATGGCCAGATAGCGACGGAACCGTTGATGGATGTGGAACATGTGGCCACCGCCGTGCTGTACATGGCAAATCTGCCGCTTGACGCCAACGTCCAGTTCATGACTGTGATGGCCACAAAAATGCCGTTCATCGGACGCGGCTAA
- a CDS encoding amidohydrolase family protein, which produces MAYDVVIKNGTVIDGSGRAPYRADVAIQGDRIAEIGKITEAGKRTIDADGHIVTPGFVDIHTHLDAQIWWDPVASSSCWHGVTSVVMGNCGVTFAPCKPGDREYLAHLMESVEDIPAQSIMAGMPWQWETYGEYLKALDARAKGMNVGGMVGHCAVRYWAMGPKSLDNKPANADEIARMHDIVEEAIAGGALGFSTSRTILHRTPEGQPVPGTFAEFDEIMGIARALGKLRRGLVEAAPGVDSGRPEDLAREVHWMTEVSLATGRPVTFGLAQSRPHPTVYSQLLDQISASAARGAQVFAQSTTRGIGVLFGFVNRTLFDRASSWKALRNLTLDEKVAKLRNPEYRATMISEALTDPPPIDFNQIFLLPEGEVRYDHRPEESLAAHARRLGVSPAEAFIVLSDKRNGKAIFNYPFLNPSFDAVEHMLDHPQVVIGLGDSGAHVGQIMDASLPTYFLKYWVKERQHFTLEQAIRKLTRDPAHLFGIQDRGELRQGAYADVNVIDFANLQLPPPVFVQDLPAGGARYIQKSSGYQYTLVNGQVFMEGGEHTGALAGQVLRSA; this is translated from the coding sequence ATGGCCTATGATGTGGTGATTAAAAACGGAACGGTCATCGATGGAAGCGGACGCGCGCCGTATCGCGCCGATGTGGCGATTCAGGGCGATCGTATCGCCGAAATCGGGAAAATAACAGAAGCCGGAAAGCGCACGATCGATGCCGACGGGCATATCGTCACACCCGGATTTGTCGATATCCACACGCATCTCGATGCGCAAATCTGGTGGGACCCCGTCGCTTCGTCGTCGTGTTGGCACGGCGTCACGTCAGTGGTGATGGGTAACTGCGGCGTTACTTTTGCGCCCTGCAAACCTGGCGACCGCGAGTATTTGGCGCATCTCATGGAGTCGGTCGAAGACATTCCGGCGCAAAGCATCATGGCCGGCATGCCGTGGCAGTGGGAGACGTATGGCGAGTATCTGAAAGCGTTGGATGCGCGAGCCAAAGGCATGAACGTTGGCGGCATGGTCGGTCACTGCGCTGTGCGTTACTGGGCCATGGGACCGAAGAGCTTGGACAATAAACCGGCCAACGCCGACGAAATTGCCCGCATGCACGATATCGTGGAAGAGGCGATTGCCGGCGGCGCCTTGGGGTTCTCGACGTCACGCACTATTCTCCACCGCACGCCAGAAGGCCAGCCGGTTCCTGGCACCTTCGCCGAGTTCGACGAGATCATGGGCATTGCCCGCGCCCTGGGCAAACTCCGACGCGGCCTCGTGGAGGCGGCACCGGGCGTCGACAGCGGCCGTCCGGAAGACCTCGCGCGCGAAGTGCATTGGATGACGGAAGTCAGCTTGGCGACCGGTCGTCCGGTGACGTTCGGCCTCGCGCAGAGCCGCCCGCATCCTACCGTGTATTCGCAGTTGCTTGACCAGATCAGCGCCAGCGCAGCACGCGGCGCTCAGGTGTTCGCGCAATCGACCACGCGCGGCATCGGCGTGCTGTTCGGATTCGTGAACCGCACGCTCTTCGACCGTGCCTCGTCGTGGAAGGCGCTCCGCAATCTCACGCTCGACGAGAAGGTGGCCAAACTCCGCAACCCCGAGTATCGCGCGACTATGATTAGCGAAGCCCTCACCGATCCGCCGCCGATCGATTTCAACCAGATTTTCCTCCTGCCGGAAGGAGAAGTGCGCTACGATCATCGGCCAGAAGAGAGCCTCGCGGCGCATGCGCGTCGCCTGGGCGTGAGTCCGGCTGAGGCGTTCATCGTGTTGTCCGACAAGCGCAACGGCAAAGCGATCTTCAACTATCCATTCCTGAACCCCTCATTCGACGCCGTCGAGCACATGCTCGATCATCCGCAAGTCGTCATCGGCCTGGGGGATTCCGGCGCGCATGTCGGGCAGATCATGGACGCCAGCTTGCCGACCTATTTCCTGAAGTACTGGGTAAAGGAACGTCAGCACTTCACATTGGAGCAGGCGATTCGCAAGTTGACACGCGACCCCGCGCATCTGTTCGGCATTCAGGATCGTGGCGAACTGCGCCAGGGTGCCTATGCCGATGTGAACGTGATCGATTTCGCCAATCTACAACTACCGCCACCAGTCTTCGTGCAGGACTTACCCGCCGGCGGTGCCCGCTACATTCAGAAATCCTCCGGTTACCAATACACCTTAGTGAACGGCCAAGTGTTCATGGAAGGTGGCGAACACACCGGCGCGCTTGCCGGCCAGGTGTTACGGAGCGCGTAA
- a CDS encoding DUF309 domain-containing protein codes for MKIATRNLLAEMMVEALDDPVAAAALCRLAISCHTFDLGSASERLRLPVAEEEYPAIVGRLHAFEAALAEWPDFTESIPEETSRSRALRKGVLLFNHRLFFEVHEVLETQWVRETGVEKQFFQGLIQIAVAFHHLENCNLRGALALLHDGLEKIAPRQPEFLGVDLTEFVRDVEACRAELLELGEARASEFRRERIPRLRMVR; via the coding sequence ATGAAAATCGCCACGCGCAATTTGCTGGCAGAAATGATGGTAGAAGCGCTGGACGATCCGGTCGCGGCGGCAGCGCTCTGTCGCTTGGCAATATCTTGCCACACCTTCGATCTCGGCAGCGCTTCTGAACGCTTGCGCCTGCCTGTGGCGGAGGAAGAGTACCCAGCCATTGTCGGTAGACTCCATGCTTTCGAGGCAGCGCTGGCCGAGTGGCCAGACTTCACGGAAAGCATCCCGGAGGAAACGTCGCGCAGCCGAGCGCTCCGCAAAGGCGTACTGCTCTTCAACCACCGGCTGTTCTTCGAGGTGCACGAAGTGCTCGAAACGCAATGGGTGCGGGAAACCGGCGTGGAGAAGCAATTCTTCCAAGGGTTGATTCAGATTGCCGTGGCGTTCCATCACTTGGAGAATTGCAACCTGCGCGGGGCGCTCGCACTTTTGCACGACGGTTTGGAAAAGATCGCGCCGCGACAGCCGGAGTTTTTGGGGGTCGATCTCACCGAGTTTGTCCGAGACGTGGAAGCCTGCCGGGCGGAACTGCTGGAATTGGGAGAAGCGAGGGCCTCCGAGTTTCGCAGGGAGAGAATTCCGCGCCTACGGATGGTCAGGTAG